One segment of Mycolicibacterium baixiangningiae DNA contains the following:
- a CDS encoding nitroreductase/quinone reductase family protein, producing MGIPEVDPTAGSPMLKIGARLLRPRPVRYLVRHIVPRIDPPLLRVSGGRVSSAMVTPELLLTSTGAKTGEQRVTPLTYFTDRGRVIVVASNYGGRRHPSWYHNVRKQPRVTLTAGGYEGTFVGEEVTGAERDRLWELAKNWIPSYADYEKLTQGRTIPILAFTETE from the coding sequence ATGGGCATACCCGAGGTGGATCCGACCGCCGGCTCGCCGATGCTGAAGATCGGCGCACGGCTGCTACGGCCCCGGCCGGTGCGGTATCTGGTTCGTCACATCGTGCCGCGCATCGACCCACCGCTGCTGCGCGTGTCCGGCGGCCGGGTGTCCTCGGCGATGGTCACCCCCGAGCTGCTGCTCACCTCTACCGGCGCGAAGACCGGCGAACAGCGGGTCACGCCCCTCACCTACTTCACCGACCGCGGCCGGGTGATCGTCGTCGCGTCGAACTACGGCGGCCGTCGCCATCCCTCCTGGTACCACAACGTCAGGAAGCAGCCCCGCGTCACGCTCACCGCCGGTGGCTACGAGGGCACGTTCGTCGGCGAGGAGGTCACCGGCGCGGAGCGGGACCGGTTGTGGGAGCTGGCCAAGAACTGGATCCCCAGCTACGCCGACTACGAGAAGCTGACCCAGGGCCGCACCATCCCGATCCTCGCGTTCACCGAGACCGAGTGA